In the genome of Polaromonas vacuolata, the window CGTACTGCCCAAATAGTATGCATAGGTGCTGTAAGGGCCGTTATTACTGGTTACTGCGTATGTCATCAAACCCCAGTTAAAAGCATTTCGATAAGTCAAAAATGCATTGCGCATAACAGCACGACCAATATTGCCACGCGTGTTGGGATTGTTGCCAGAGACCATAACGCCATTCATAAAGGCATCCATGGATTGAGAGTTATCGTAAATCACCAGCACATTTGGCGTCACCATGGTGGTGGTGGCCATAGGTGTGTTGGCAATGTCAGTCGTTGCGGCAAGGGCTAATTTCACATCACCCGCGCAGATTAGGAAAAGACACAGCACAAGGTTGAACGGATGGGGTTTAAATAAGTTCTTATTCATGATTTTTCTTCTTCATTGAATTTGAAATTTGCCTTTAGAGCAGCTATAGAAAAAATAGCTTAAAAAAATTTAAAAATAATAAAAAATAATAAAAAATAATTAAGAGTTTTGCCTAAGTTTTAAACCGCATAAATAACTTGCACAAAACTATTCGTATTGCGCGGTCCGGTAACGCGAACAGTGGCCCGATAAAAAACCTGATTTGCTGAGCTAAAAGTCACGGCACCGGCTTTTTTACTACCTACCGCTTGACTGGCGTTATTCATACATTTACTGGCAATATCGGTAACTGGTGTAGGGCCATCACACAGCCTATCAATCACGTATTGCACGCTATAACTTTGATTCAACGTTGCCTTGGGCACTAGGCTCCAGTCGATTAATGTCGGTATACCTGAGGTACTTAAACTATCGAGTCGGGTCGAATAATAATTGCAAGTACCCAACACACAATTAACTGGGAAATTGGCATCTGGCGCAGTGATAGCTAGGCCGGATAACAAGGTAAATGCTGCTTCAACGCCAACATCAGTGGCTTGCAATGTTGCTTGCCGGAAAGCTAAGTTTCCAGAAATTACATTGCCAGTGTTTACCGATCGCATTAAGGCCAAGCCAGCTAGCGTCATGGCGATTAATGCGATCAAGGAAATTACCAGCGCT includes:
- a CDS encoding pilus assembly PilX family protein, with protein sequence MKTLHKHLPFFKSAQHGVALVISLIALIAMTLAGLALMRSVNTGNVISGNLAFRQATLQATDVGVEAAFTLLSGLAITAPDANFPVNCVLGTCNYYSTRLDSLSTSGIPTLIDWSLVPKATLNQSYSVQYVIDRLCDGPTPVTDIASKCMNNASQAVGSKKAGAVTFSSANQVFYRATVRVTGPRNTNSFVQVIYAV